The Leclercia sp. S52 genome has a segment encoding these proteins:
- a CDS encoding DUF554 domain-containing protein: MVIGPFINAGAVLLGGVLGAVLSQRLPERIRSSMPSIFGLASLGIGILLVIKCANLPVMVLATLLGALIGEFCYLEKGINGAVSKAKNLLSRGKQKGGGHDAFIQNYVAIIILFCASGTGIFGSMQEGMTGDPSILIAKAFLDFFTATIFATTLGIAVAAICVPMLLIQLALATCATLILPLTTPAMMADFTAVGGLLLLATGLRICGIKMFAVVNMLPALVIAMPLSALWTAFFA, from the coding sequence GTGGTTATTGGACCGTTCATTAATGCGGGAGCCGTGCTGCTGGGCGGCGTACTTGGCGCCGTGCTCAGCCAGCGATTACCGGAGCGTATTCGCTCCTCCATGCCCTCGATATTTGGTCTGGCCTCGCTGGGAATCGGTATTCTGCTGGTCATCAAGTGCGCCAACCTGCCGGTGATGGTGCTGGCAACGCTGCTCGGAGCGCTAATCGGGGAATTCTGCTATCTGGAGAAAGGGATCAACGGCGCCGTCAGTAAAGCGAAAAATCTGCTCTCCCGCGGTAAACAGAAAGGTGGTGGTCACGACGCGTTTATTCAGAACTATGTCGCCATCATCATTCTGTTTTGCGCCAGCGGCACGGGGATTTTTGGCTCGATGCAGGAGGGAATGACCGGCGACCCCAGCATCCTTATCGCTAAAGCCTTCCTGGATTTCTTTACCGCGACAATTTTTGCGACCACGCTGGGTATCGCGGTTGCCGCGATTTGCGTGCCGATGCTGCTTATCCAGCTCGCCCTCGCCACCTGCGCCACGTTAATCTTACCGCTGACCACGCCGGCGATGATGGCGGACTTTACCGCCGTCGGCGGTCTGCTGCTGCTGGCAACCGGGCTGCGGATCTGCGGCATTAAGATGTTTGCGGTGGTAAATATGCTGCCTGCGCTGGTGATCGCCATGCCGCTTTCCGCCCTGTGGACCGCGTTTTTTGCCTGA
- a CDS encoding deoxynucleoside kinase: protein MKIVSIEANIAAGKSTLLEPLAAALSEKTGAYWSVMKEPVDEDPVFLDLLQVFIENPHDADARVAFQLYITASRQRLLKDIPEGNYVIERSLFSDIVFCHVNFLMTEQPSARYMSYFYQIKDYLKRYPHIDLVVYIDRDADACFNDCMARGRPGEDKYTLDYFEDVKAFHDACLPQIARQYGSTLLTHQVRSGFACPEALADAVIGKLEKV, encoded by the coding sequence ATGAAGATCGTCTCTATTGAGGCCAATATTGCTGCGGGAAAAAGCACCCTGCTGGAACCTCTGGCGGCGGCGTTATCAGAAAAAACAGGCGCATACTGGAGTGTAATGAAGGAGCCCGTGGATGAAGATCCGGTGTTTCTAGATCTGCTTCAGGTGTTCATTGAGAACCCACACGACGCAGACGCCCGGGTAGCCTTTCAGCTCTATATCACCGCATCCCGACAGCGCCTGTTAAAGGACATCCCCGAAGGCAACTACGTTATCGAACGTTCCCTGTTCAGCGATATTGTGTTCTGCCATGTGAATTTCCTGATGACTGAACAGCCATCGGCCCGCTATATGTCTTATTTCTACCAGATTAAGGATTACCTGAAGCGCTATCCGCATATCGATCTGGTGGTCTATATCGATCGCGACGCGGACGCCTGTTTTAACGACTGTATGGCGCGAGGACGGCCTGGAGAGGATAAATACACGCTGGACTATTTTGAGGACGTTAAAGCCTTCCACGACGCTTGTCTGCCGCAAATTGCCCGTCAGTATGGCTCAACGCTGCTGACGCACCAGGTTCGGTCGGGATTTGCATGCCCGGAAGCGCTGGCAGATGCGGTGATAGGGAAGCTGGAGAAGGTATAA
- a CDS encoding DUF1971 domain-containing protein, producing MSHHRIPKNWTIKRSTPFFTKDNVPAALLSHHNTAAGIFGQLCVMEGTVTYYGFANEEATEPEVKVVINAGTFATSPPQYWHRIEMTDDAQFNINFWAEPAFSGDEVYSAKKA from the coding sequence ATGAGCCATCACAGAATTCCCAAAAACTGGACCATCAAACGTTCAACTCCCTTTTTTACTAAAGACAATGTTCCCGCAGCGCTTCTGAGCCATCACAACACCGCAGCCGGTATTTTTGGCCAGCTCTGTGTAATGGAAGGGACAGTGACCTACTACGGCTTCGCCAATGAAGAGGCAACAGAGCCAGAAGTAAAAGTCGTGATTAACGCAGGTACCTTTGCGACCAGCCCACCGCAGTACTGGCACCGTATTGAGATGACCGACGATGCACAGTTTAATATCAATTTCTGGGCCGAACCGGCGTTCTCTGGTGATGAAGTTTACAGCGCGAAAAAGGCATAA